The Nicotiana sylvestris chromosome 6, ASM39365v2, whole genome shotgun sequence genomic sequence TTGGGCTTTCTTACATCACCTCCGAAATGTATAATTTATGCAAAAAACGAAATGGCCATCTTATTGGACTAAGATCCAGATTTGACCAGACCAAATAAGACAAAGAAAAGGTACTTATGTGACGTAATTTACTTGGCCcgggtttaaaaaaaaaaaaaaaaaggggagcCTTGAACCGTATGGTCCAAAaaatttaaaggataaaagtttGTGAGAATATAATATTTCTGTGGTTATAAAATTTTTCCATTAAGATAAAAcaaaaagtttaaagttaaattattttcaaaggTTTTCTCATTAATCGGCCAAatgagaagtgcttttttcaaaagtgtttatcaaaaaagtacttttgaagaaaaacagtatGTATTTGACTAATcaatttgaaaagtacttttgaccAATAATTTTTATTTAGCCAAGTTttgtcaaattacgaataaggacgtAGAAAGATTTGCTTAATAGTAATGTTATATAAATAGATAAATAATCACAaatatttattagtattaaagataataattaaaaaatttattttatttaagtaaaatataaaaaaattgaaaagtacTTATTCTTTTaagataatttaaatatatcaaaaaatCATTCAACAAATATGAAAGCTCATCCCAAAAGTCATTATCTAGTACTTAATAGTTTAAACTAAGGTTATTTTGGTATGTATAATATTTTGCTAAGGGTATTATTTGTAGAAAGAAAagtcaaaactgcttctgcttttggGGAGAAGCTGCATTTCTTTTGGAAGGCCGAATTGAATACAATATATACAGCCGAATTAAATAGAGCGATATACATCCTATTTCTTGATTTTTTGTGTTTGAATACAACTGACTTCAATACAGTGAAATTAAATACAATGTAAACTATATAAACTAATACATCTGAATTAAATACTGTGTATACAATCGAACTAAATACAACGACAAACATCCCATGACAAGCAATTAGTAGCTACAGAATGCAGTAGCTAAATTATAGCCACGCCCAGCAATATGCCTCCAAACAATACTGATTTCTGAAAGTTCCCCTATTAGAATTGGGATATGCTTTCAGATTGAGAAATTTGGGCAGGCTTAGAATTTACTTCAACTGACCGTAAAAATTGCATGGGGTGCCCCTTTTCAACCTGTAGCCGCTTTGTCTTTCTGTTTGCACCCGTACTCGTTTTTTTGTAAAAAGCCTTTTAAAAAAGACTATTTTGCCCTTCTTCATTAAAAGACTACTTTCTCTCCAAGTATACGCTAGTTCTCTACTGTCTCTATCTCTCTCTCCCGTTATTCGcgttttttgatttgttcattTCTAAAATCAAACGGTTTTTGtgttgttttgatttttcaactgcTAGTCGTCGTTGTTCTCACATTACGATTTAATCACAGGTACACTACATTAACTTTCTAGGTTTTATTTTACGATTTCTGGGGTTTATttctggttttggttttaatagtcatgtatttatgattaaatagtttcttagggtttagtttgataagtgcattagttttatatttatgattgtgtttttaggttttttgaacgagtttttatgttgttgatgaaaattctataaattcttcagTGATTAGACgtccaaatttttaaaaattttgagagttaaatagatgatactattaaagtgatgataccttagataggagctgaagttttttttcatgttttggcattatttttggatttgaatttgtgttttgttttttgtaaaaactacagcATGTTGCTGGATGTTTTGTGTTTTGTAACTGTTAAACTTCAGctttaggagctgaagtttttgttttttgttactggtgaacttcaactctagagctgaagtttttgttttgtaactgtcgaacttcagctctagagctgaagtttttgttttgtaattgtCGAACTTCAACTCtatagctgaagtttttgttttgtaacttcagttctatagctgaagtttttattttgtaactgtcgaacttcagccttcttagagaTTTGAAGTTTTAACTGATCTTTTTGATAATGTCCTGATGTTATTTTTTGTATGTTTTACTTTTTTTTGAAAAGATGGCACCTAAAACACCTAAAGATCCTAATGCAGCTAAAGCACGCAAAGCAGCTAATGCCCCTAGAGCACCTAAAACACCTAGACAACCTATAATACCCACAGGTCCTTATGTCTCTGTTCCTCCACCTACAAGACCAGGACAAAGATATTTTGAGTTTCGAGATTGGTTTAACTGTAAGGGTTACTGGAAGGGGAACCACGATTTGAAGAATTTAATTGCAACTTTCTTGACTCCTACACAACGGAATAAGCTTAATAATGGTACATTTTGATACATTATGGCTATGGAGAATTTCAAATGCAGCATGAAGTTGGTTCATTGTTTGTGTCTTTCTCGAATATTTACGAATGATCGAGACTCGattagtttcaagatttttggcCATGATGTTTCATTCACCCTTGAAGACTTTCACATTATGTGTGGTTTGCGGATCACAACACATAATATTGAAAAATCAATTAATCGAGAGAGCAGTATTCTGAAGCGCTATTTTGGTAAGTCCAAGGGTGTGACTTTGAAGGATATTCGAGATTTTATGactcggaatgaaattccaaagAATGTTGCGAATCATATACACGTATGCGAGAGCAATGATGATGCTGTGAAGCTTATGGAAATTCTTGTTGTAGAGTCTATTTTGTTTGGGAAAAAGACCGAGTCATCTGTGATGGAGGAGTATGCATCTATTGTTGAAGATGATAAGGTTTGTACTGAATATCCTTGGGGTAATGTGGCTTATGAGAAGCTCATTTACTCACTGAAACATGCATTGGACAAGCAGAACAAATTACATTCAACTGAGTATAAAATTGGTGTATTTCTATATCCGTTATGTTCTTGGTTCTATGAGCGCTTCCCagatattcgggagaagtatATAAGAGAGGATGAGTACCTTGATACCCCTCAGGTTCCTAGAATGTTACGTTATGTATGTGTGGGAGAGCCTAAATTTCCCGAACTTTTTGATATGTTCAGTAGTCATGAAGtaagttactttttttttgtctttATGTTAATATGTTGACGTATTAGTTTTTTTCTTCTCATAATATACTTTTTTGTATTAAACAGATATATCGTAGCTTTAGGGTATTGGATATAATTCCTATAGAAGAGGAATTGAATTCAATGCCTTTAATTGGACAATTACCATGCAGCCAGATTCGTTCAAAGGTACTTAACGTGGTTCCTTCAACTGGTGAATCGCCACGTACTCTGAGTTGATCAAAAGAATCGAATCAAACTCCTGTTATTGGTGAATCACCACCTAGTCGGAGTCGATCAAAAAAAGCGAATCGAACTCCTTTTATTGGCGAATCATCTCGTAACTAGAGTCGTTCTAACCGTTCTACAAGTGACTTTGATGACAATGAATTACTCGACACAATATGTTCTGTAAGTTTTGATCTGaagttttttggttttgtttttgtaaaagttCAACATGTttttgagctgaagttttcctctaTATCTGAATTTTTGTTGCGTGTCTATTCTAGAGGTTAACGATGGAGGTTCAAAGGCatgcagaaaaagaaagaagcacgATCGTGAAAGAagttttcgataagtttaaaaaggAGGAGCGATTTGCTATTGTGGATGCGGTTTTTGTAAAAGTGAAGGTAAGCTAATTTATAGAGAAGTCTTTTTATTTCTGCTGATGTTATTCAGATTAATCATtgttagtaattttttttttctagGAATATTTCGATGAAAAGTTTGAATAGTTGTTTAAGATTGTCAACAAATCAAATGGAATGGACGATGAcaattttgatttgagtaaccatcgAAAATATGATGGGGGAACGACTGTTACGAACATCCATCGGATAATAATATTGTTGATGATGCATCAAAAAAAGTcgtagaggtaaatgctacacGTGAGGAAGTGGCTTTTGAAGGCGATCAACATgttcaagaacaagttgaagaggaACGTTCCAGTGCTAATAGATTGAGCAGAGATGGAAATGATGAAGCAGAGTTATCAACTGAGAATATTGGAAGCAAGAAAGGTGCAGATAATCAAGTTGTTGAGACTGAAGAACATACTGCTCATGATGTATTGCATAAAGTCGCAGATGATAATGCTACACGTAAGGAAGCGGTTGTTGAAGGCGATGAACATGTTCAACAACATGGTGGATAGGAACAATCTAGTGTTTGTAGACATAGTAAAGatggaaatgatgaagagttaACAACTGAGAAAGGTGCAGATGATCAAGTTGTTGGCACTGAAAAACATGCATTGGAAAGTGATATTGCAAAAGGCAAATTGTTTGGCGATGGAGATCAAGCACTTGTTGGTACTTTAGAACTGAAAGCGAGTGATGTGTCTAGCACTATTTGGAAAGGCGATCGGTATGGAGGAGCACTAACTATTTGCAAAGAACTTCTAGGTGGTGATACACAGGAAATTGTTACTACAGGTATaaagtgtgaagtttataatatttcaatgataccttagataggagctgaagttttgttttatgttttgtgttttttgtaaaaactacagcatgtttttttgctgaatgttttgttttgtaactggtgaacttcagctctagagctgaagtttttgtttttgtaactgtcgagctgaagtttttttttgtaactggcaaacttcagcctttatataaattttttctatgttatatatatatagaaaaactaGTTGATCTATTTCCCACTCtttatgaatatgcagtggaAGTTGAAACTAGTTGTGCTTCAATTGACACAACTCAAAAACTCTCTAATGATGGTGAATTGAATGAAGGtagagttgagaaaaaccttcCAGAGAATACTCCAATGCTCCTCGACGTTGGTTCACAATTTAATGAAGCTGAAAATGTTGATATCGAGAAAGGCATGCAGCCTGGGAAAACCACAGTGGAAGACAAACGTCAAGGTATTCTATAGATCATGAATTTATTATATTTGATCGAAGTATATTTTTTACAGTTTGAAATTTTacatactttattttcttttttatgtttttgaatgATTTGT encodes the following:
- the LOC138870413 gene encoding uncharacterized protein, which encodes MAMENFKCSMKLVHCLCLSRIFTNDRDSISFKIFGHDVSFTLEDFHIMCGLRITTHNIEKSINRESSILKRYFGKSKGVTLKDIRDFMTRNEIPKNVANHIHVCESNDDAVKLMEILVVESILFGKKTESSVMEEYASIVEDDKVCTEYPWGNVAYEKLIYSLKHALDKQNKLHSTEYKIGVFLYPLCSWFYERFPDIREKYIREDEYLDTPQVPRMLRYVCVGEPKFPELFDMFSSHEIYRSFRVLDIIPIEEELNSMPLIGQLPCSQIRSKRLTMEVQRHAEKERSTIVKEVFDKFKKEERFAIVDAVFVKVKINHFVEVNATREEVAFEGDQHVQEQVEEERSSANRLSRDGNDEAELSTENIGSKKGADNQVVETEEHTAHDVLHKVADDNATRKEAEQSSVCRHSKDGNDEELTTEKGADDQVVGTEKHALESDIAKGKLFGDGDQALVGTLELKASDVSSTIWKGDRYGGALTICKELLGGDTQEIVTTVEVETSCASIDTTQKLSNDGELNEGRVEKNLPENTPMLLDVGSQFNEAENVDIEKGMQPGKTTVEDKRQERLEAAQKEFGELMQLYEKEKIHKFTHVALQTDQISSDASQLLPNPKRKKISSSPMCDTSDIPNFNLCSFSLGSTQGTDSEGNSTAVVVREERHERREQQGVGQASATMVVGFPPVVGGVDITKSFFTELMDPDSDLVDEHIEVDIY